Proteins encoded by one window of Gemmatimonadota bacterium:
- a CDS encoding HigA family addiction module antitoxin, with product MSVKNGMRPVHPGEILSEELDTLGLSANALAKALDVSPGCVTEIPNGQQSVTADIALRLARYFGTTPQVWLNLQKTYELRQAEIDVGERIAERVKPRQLMV from the coding sequence ATGAGCGTAAAAAATGGTATGAGACCTGTGCATCCTGGTGAGATATTGAGCGAGGAACTCGACACCCTCGGTCTGTCTGCTAACGCGCTGGCTAAAGCACTGGATGTATCGCCAGGCTGTGTCACTGAAATCCCCAATGGTCAGCAGAGTGTAACCGCTGATATCGCACTCAGGTTAGCACGCTATTTTGGAACAACGCCGCAGGTCTGGCTGAACCTGCAGAAGACCTACGAGCTTCGTCAAGCTGAGATCGATGTGGGCGAGCGCATTGCTGAGCGCGTAAAACCTCGGCAACTGATGGTGTAG
- a CDS encoding glucuronate isomerase, producing the protein MSDFSIAEAVHNAFQNHAIVDIHTHLYPASMGDLYLAGPDELLTYHYLKAECSRMLPEGVAVDTFNNMPAAEQADIIWQQLFVGNSSPISEAQLGVVTVMNRLGLNPRAKDLSEFRAYHKSKTPEEYTDMVFESAGVACVYMTNDPLDDTEGPMWQQGVEIDPRFRAVLRLDSALMNWPAPADKLRAMGYDVEESLSDKTFAELRRYLTDWAQKMNARYMAISLPPDFAYPSEDSISQMMGNVVYPTARELQIPSAMMIGVTRQVNPILKDGGDSLGKWDIANLERIARDWPDVNFLITLLSRENQHELCVTGRKFPNVHPFGCWWFLNNPSIIREITAERLELLGTSFVPQHSDARILDQLLYKWTHSIGVIAPVFIDKYESLRAAGWPLTPADIQRDIATMFGGGKLLD; encoded by the coding sequence ATGTCCGACTTTTCAATCGCAGAAGCCGTACACAACGCATTTCAAAACCACGCCATCGTCGATATACACACCCACCTCTACCCCGCCTCCATGGGCGACCTCTATCTGGCCGGACCCGACGAACTCCTCACCTATCACTACCTCAAAGCCGAATGCTCGCGCATGTTGCCCGAAGGCGTTGCAGTTGACACATTCAACAACATGCCCGCTGCCGAACAGGCCGACATCATCTGGCAACAACTCTTTGTCGGCAACAGCTCCCCAATCTCCGAAGCCCAATTAGGCGTCGTCACCGTCATGAACCGCCTGGGACTGAACCCGCGCGCAAAAGACCTGTCCGAATTTCGCGCATACCACAAATCAAAAACACCCGAAGAATACACCGACATGGTCTTTGAAAGTGCCGGCGTCGCCTGTGTCTATATGACCAACGACCCCCTCGATGACACCGAAGGCCCCATGTGGCAACAGGGTGTGGAAATCGACCCGCGCTTCAGGGCTGTCCTGCGCCTGGACAGCGCGCTCATGAACTGGCCCGCGCCCGCCGACAAACTCCGCGCGATGGGATACGACGTAGAAGAAAGCCTATCCGACAAAACCTTTGCGGAACTGCGGCGCTACCTCACCGACTGGGCACAAAAAATGAACGCCCGATACATGGCCATATCGCTCCCCCCGGACTTTGCCTATCCCTCTGAAGACAGCATCTCCCAAATGATGGGCAACGTCGTATATCCCACAGCCCGGGAACTGCAAATCCCCTCGGCAATGATGATCGGCGTCACCCGGCAAGTCAACCCAATCCTCAAAGACGGCGGCGACAGCCTGGGCAAATGGGACATCGCCAACCTCGAACGCATCGCGCGCGACTGGCCCGACGTCAACTTCCTCATCACCCTCCTCTCGCGCGAAAACCAGCACGAACTCTGCGTCACGGGCCGAAAATTCCCCAACGTACACCCCTTTGGCTGCTGGTGGTTCTTGAACAACCCCAGCATCATCCGGGAAATCACAGCCGAACGCCTCGAACTCCTCGGCACCAGCTTTGTACCCCAGCACTCCGACGCCCGCATCCTGGACCAGCTCCTCTACAAATGGACCCATTCCATCGGCGTCATCGCCCCCGTCTTCATCGACAAATACGAATCGCTTCGCGCCGCGGGCTGGCCCCTCACCCCGGCGGACATCCAGCGCGACATCGCCACCATGTTTGGCGGCGGCAAATTACTGGACTAA
- a CDS encoding putative DNA binding domain-containing protein, producing the protein MNYSDQDIARQLRLGEDSQWEFKQIAFSGNRPTSPRRDDLADEIAAFANANGGVLLCGVTDEGEIQGLSREQVVELDAVLVEVSSDAIKPAVRISTYHRELDGKRFLLVEVPQGEAQHDSPGGSYVRVGGSKRRMTSDERLRLAQQRGQARFLWFDKQPVSDTGLGTLDEALWKPLLSAEGRIDPETALEKMGLLGRDEHGTMRATVAGLLFCSHTPEEWLPNACITATHYRGTDRASGQLDTQTITGPLNRQIAEAVAFAVRNMRVGAYKDPARMDLPQYSAEALFEALVNAVVHRDYSIRGSRIRLSMFADRVEIQSPGTLANRLTVDELEYRQATRNEVLASVLGRMPTSGIQGVGGRLFIMERRGDGVPIIRRETRELAGRLPRFDLVGGADLRVTLPAASTEPSPARVLITVRADDQPLANAEVLVLFPNKTWRQATTDTLGEAIVGLHTVDLPMTVFVAAHGFAAHCEQDWIPSEGTLTVELEILPEGGAVIFPEATGSLPGLKGRLNPKRDTLDRTYLYASNIAINQGEQQPVHFLPGEDLRLTDADGVEMIIRIVDIIGRSALVEYQPFKP; encoded by the coding sequence ATGAACTATAGCGACCAGGATATTGCGCGTCAACTGCGACTGGGTGAGGACAGCCAATGGGAATTTAAGCAGATCGCGTTTTCCGGGAATCGACCGACAAGCCCCCGACGCGATGATCTGGCCGATGAGATCGCGGCTTTTGCCAATGCGAATGGCGGCGTACTGCTCTGTGGGGTCACTGACGAAGGTGAGATTCAGGGTCTGTCGCGTGAACAGGTCGTCGAGCTGGATGCTGTTCTGGTTGAGGTTAGTTCCGATGCTATCAAACCGGCGGTTCGCATTAGTACCTATCACAGAGAACTGGATGGTAAGCGGTTTCTGCTGGTTGAAGTGCCGCAGGGAGAAGCGCAGCATGATAGTCCGGGCGGTAGTTATGTGCGGGTAGGCGGATCAAAGCGGAGGATGACGAGCGATGAGCGGTTGCGTTTGGCACAGCAGCGAGGACAGGCGAGGTTCCTCTGGTTCGACAAGCAGCCGGTGTCCGATACTGGATTGGGTACGCTGGACGAAGCCCTGTGGAAACCGTTGTTGAGCGCGGAAGGAAGGATTGATCCGGAAACGGCATTGGAAAAAATGGGCCTTCTCGGACGAGACGAACACGGTACGATGCGAGCGACTGTCGCTGGCCTCCTCTTTTGCAGCCACACCCCGGAGGAATGGCTGCCCAACGCCTGTATTACAGCCACCCACTACCGCGGCACTGATCGCGCCTCTGGGCAACTCGACACGCAGACGATTACCGGCCCCCTCAACCGACAAATTGCCGAAGCGGTCGCCTTTGCCGTGCGTAATATGCGTGTGGGGGCCTACAAGGATCCGGCCCGTATGGATTTGCCGCAGTACAGCGCAGAAGCTCTGTTCGAGGCTCTCGTCAATGCCGTGGTCCATCGCGACTATTCGATACGCGGTAGCCGGATTCGTTTGTCGATGTTCGCTGACCGGGTGGAAATCCAGTCGCCGGGTACATTAGCCAATCGTCTGACAGTAGATGAGTTGGAATATCGGCAGGCGACGCGCAACGAGGTGCTTGCCTCGGTTCTGGGGCGGATGCCGACGAGTGGTATTCAGGGAGTTGGTGGTCGGCTTTTTATTATGGAGCGGCGTGGCGATGGTGTCCCTATCATCAGGAGAGAAACACGCGAACTCGCCGGGCGTTTGCCGCGGTTCGATCTGGTTGGGGGAGCGGATCTTCGCGTTACGCTACCGGCGGCCTCTACCGAGCCGAGTCCAGCCCGCGTGCTCATTACCGTGCGTGCCGATGACCAGCCGCTTGCCAATGCGGAGGTACTGGTGCTGTTCCCGAATAAGACCTGGAGACAGGCCACGACAGATACACTGGGCGAGGCCATTGTTGGCCTGCATACGGTTGATTTGCCGATGACTGTGTTCGTCGCTGCCCACGGCTTTGCTGCGCATTGCGAACAAGATTGGATACCCTCAGAAGGTACACTCACTGTAGAACTTGAAATTCTACCGGAGGGCGGTGCGGTCATTTTCCCAGAGGCGACAGGTTCTCTTCCGGGACTCAAAGGGAGGTTGAATCCCAAACGAGATACTCTCGATAGAACCTATCTGTACGCCTCCAACATCGCCATTAATCAGGGCGAACAGCAACCGGTTCACTTCCTTCCCGGTGAAGACCTGCGATTAACTGATGCGGATGGAGTGGAGATGATAATTCGCATTGTCGATATCATAGGTCGATCAGCACTGGTTGAGTATCAGCCGTTTAAGCCTTGA
- a CDS encoding redoxin domain-containing protein: protein MNWRYNITAITIALLLSSGSGLCTPYKIYIFMGETCPVSRHYTLTLKKLHAEYASEQLEFIGVFPNRLSTPATIAAFKEKYALPFTCIGDATHTWVNRLGATITPEVVVADTSHTAIYRGRIDNTFASLGKRRRIVTEHDLTEVLKALKNEKPPTFRQTRAIGCIITSWQNTKE, encoded by the coding sequence ATGAATTGGCGTTATAACATCACAGCCATAACCATCGCCCTCCTCCTCTCATCCGGATCGGGGTTGTGTACACCGTATAAAATTTATATCTTTATGGGAGAAACCTGTCCGGTCTCGCGGCATTACACCTTAACGCTAAAAAAATTGCACGCAGAATACGCATCTGAACAACTCGAATTCATCGGCGTATTCCCCAATCGGCTCTCCACCCCAGCCACAATTGCCGCGTTCAAAGAAAAATACGCCTTGCCATTCACCTGCATCGGAGACGCCACCCACACCTGGGTGAACCGTTTGGGAGCAACAATCACGCCAGAAGTCGTCGTTGCCGACACATCGCACACCGCCATCTATCGGGGGCGCATTGACAACACCTTTGCGAGCCTGGGCAAAAGACGCCGCATCGTCACCGAACACGACCTCACAGAAGTACTAAAAGCCCTCAAAAACGAAAAACCCCCGACATTTCGCCAAACCCGGGCCATTGGCTGCATCATAACCTCATGGCAAAACACAAAGGAATAA
- a CDS encoding HAD family hydrolase has product MERQNPKNMRERTPETTRGEETEEEPLIEEEEEPQPLLEERLTLQKPLGILFDLGDTLLTHLGFDPEAGHAATLKIADNPLGYTVEDIDTNIKKLNRDLIPRREKAQVEFHPHIIQRHVYEALHITFERTPEEVERTFWRAAMSWQPEPGIEYVLEILRDKNIPMGIVSNAAFCGNTLMWEIEQQGIADYFRFLMSSADYWVRKPHPLLLETAAAKLGFKPADIWYVGNSPQYDIAAAHNAGMGAVWYNRLDAPLDGPDPHVEIKSWREFLELVEGFYLKI; this is encoded by the coding sequence ATGGAACGACAAAATCCAAAAAACATGCGTGAACGCACACCTGAAACCACACGCGGTGAAGAAACCGAAGAAGAACCGCTCATCGAGGAAGAAGAAGAACCACAACCCCTGCTCGAAGAACGGCTCACCTTGCAAAAACCCCTCGGCATCTTATTCGACCTGGGCGACACCCTCTTGACCCACCTCGGATTCGACCCGGAAGCCGGGCATGCAGCCACACTCAAAATCGCCGACAACCCATTGGGTTACACAGTCGAAGACATTGACACAAACATAAAAAAACTCAACCGCGACCTCATACCGCGCAGGGAAAAAGCACAGGTAGAATTTCATCCGCACATCATCCAGCGCCACGTTTACGAAGCCCTGCACATCACCTTCGAACGCACACCTGAAGAAGTCGAACGCACATTCTGGCGCGCGGCAATGTCCTGGCAGCCCGAGCCGGGCATAGAATACGTCCTCGAAATATTGCGAGACAAAAACATCCCAATGGGCATCGTCAGCAACGCCGCATTTTGCGGCAACACATTGATGTGGGAAATCGAACAACAGGGCATAGCGGACTACTTCCGCTTTCTCATGTCCAGCGCCGACTACTGGGTACGCAAACCCCACCCCCTCCTGTTGGAAACCGCCGCCGCCAAACTCGGATTCAAACCCGCCGACATCTGGTACGTAGGCAACTCGCCGCAATACGATATCGCAGCCGCGCACAACGCCGGCATGGGCGCCGTATGGTACAACCGTTTGGACGCCCCACTCGATGGACCCGACCCCCACGTCGAAATCAAAAGCTGGCGCGAATTTTTAGAATTAGTTGAAGGCTTTTATTTAAAAATATAA
- a CDS encoding phytanoyl-CoA dioxygenase family protein → MATAETPIAMHEPSLYETTRRADYLDTLADIDDRQIARFHEQGYLAIQRAFTPQQIESAGQAMWDLIDGKSQDFKGVMAEAAKRGHFSELTGEARRDSVRKIWKFVDHDTRLNDLAHDPNILSVLSRMMDDTPVLFQDMGLIKPPHIGREKPWHQDCAYFNYPVGTTVVGVWIAIDDATEGNGCLHIIPGSHREGPIPHFRRRDWQICDTDVAVPRNVTVPLAPGGCLFWHGMTHHGSPTNRSAHRRRALQYHYRPESTVEMTAKERLAIYGGDELGVTC, encoded by the coding sequence ATGGCAACCGCCGAAACACCCATCGCGATGCATGAACCATCCCTCTATGAAACGACCAGACGGGCAGACTATCTCGACACCCTCGCCGACATTGACGACCGTCAAATCGCCCGATTCCACGAACAGGGATACCTCGCCATTCAACGGGCATTCACGCCACAACAAATCGAATCCGCGGGCCAGGCCATGTGGGACCTCATCGACGGCAAGAGCCAGGACTTCAAAGGCGTAATGGCCGAAGCCGCCAAACGCGGACACTTTTCCGAACTCACAGGCGAAGCGCGCCGGGATAGCGTGCGCAAAATCTGGAAATTCGTCGATCACGACACGCGGCTCAACGACCTCGCCCACGACCCCAACATCCTCTCCGTCCTCTCCCGCATGATGGACGACACCCCCGTACTCTTTCAGGACATGGGACTGATCAAACCCCCGCACATAGGCCGCGAAAAACCCTGGCATCAGGACTGCGCGTACTTCAACTACCCCGTCGGCACCACCGTCGTCGGCGTATGGATCGCCATCGACGACGCCACAGAAGGAAACGGGTGCTTGCACATCATCCCCGGCTCCCATCGCGAAGGACCCATCCCGCATTTCAGACGGCGCGACTGGCAAATATGCGACACCGACGTCGCCGTACCCAGAAACGTCACCGTCCCACTCGCCCCCGGCGGATGCCTCTTCTGGCACGGCATGACCCATCACGGCAGCCCAACCAACCGATCCGCCCACCGCCGCAGGGCACTGCAATACCACTACCGCCCCGAAAGCACCGTAGAAATGACCGCAAAAGAACGCCTCGCCATCTACGGCGGCGACGAACTCGGTGTAACGTGCTGA
- a CDS encoding phytanoyl-CoA dioxygenase family protein yields MVPDLDVYLFDLRGYLHIEGALTTDEVQALNDCLDDIPALKPGEWFGYVQGHSYGDVTSGINYQQIYEAGEPFEDLIDHPSWFEHVKLFIGAEGSFDHHHGPMFIDECFANFREPGEAIGLHSGGFPPITRNQFRYHGGRFMCGQVNVLMALTDIGPGDGGTMLIPGSHKANFRHPFYDKQRMGEDRSVEGTVGAIEVFMKAGDALVFVDGISHGSAKRVNAGTRRVVVYRYGPSWGNFRHGYQPSPELLERLTPQRRRIVQPQVLIPREPQVKRSEG; encoded by the coding sequence ATGGTTCCAGATCTCGATGTTTATTTGTTTGATTTGCGGGGCTACCTGCATATAGAGGGGGCGCTGACGACGGATGAGGTTCAGGCGTTGAACGATTGTTTGGATGATATTCCCGCGTTGAAGCCGGGGGAGTGGTTCGGGTATGTTCAGGGGCATTCGTATGGCGATGTGACGTCGGGGATCAATTATCAGCAGATTTACGAGGCGGGCGAGCCGTTTGAAGATTTGATTGATCATCCGTCGTGGTTCGAGCATGTGAAACTTTTTATCGGCGCGGAGGGGTCGTTTGATCACCATCACGGTCCGATGTTTATCGATGAGTGTTTTGCCAATTTTCGCGAGCCGGGCGAGGCGATTGGGTTGCATTCGGGCGGGTTTCCGCCGATTACGAGGAATCAGTTCCGGTATCACGGGGGGCGGTTTATGTGCGGGCAGGTGAATGTGCTGATGGCGCTGACGGATATCGGTCCGGGCGATGGGGGGACGATGTTGATTCCGGGGAGTCACAAGGCGAATTTCAGGCATCCGTTTTACGATAAGCAGAGGATGGGAGAGGATAGGTCTGTGGAGGGTACGGTGGGCGCGATTGAAGTGTTTATGAAGGCGGGCGATGCGCTGGTTTTTGTGGATGGGATTTCACACGGGTCGGCAAAGCGGGTGAATGCGGGGACGCGGCGCGTTGTGGTGTATCGGTACGGGCCTTCGTGGGGAAATTTCCGGCACGGGTACCAGCCTTCGCCAGAGTTGCTGGAACGCCTCACACCCCAACGCCGCCGGATCGTTCAACCGCAAGTGTTGATCCCGAGAGAACCGCAGGTGAAGAGAAGTGAAGGATGA